From the genome of Carassius auratus strain Wakin chromosome 26, ASM336829v1, whole genome shotgun sequence, one region includes:
- the slc34a2a gene encoding solute carrier family 34 member 2a isoform X1 has translation MAPRPKHEDESEGKPTETLDVPRRKSLSMAPAVSTAALIEDDPWDMPELQDTGVKWADLDTKGKILRVLTIAAKLILLLGFLYMFVCSLDILSSAFQLVGGKAAGDIFQENSVLSNPLAGLVIGMLVTLLVQSSSTSSSIVVSMVSSGLLEVSTAVPIIMGTNIGTSVTNTFVAMTQVGDRNKFRRAFAGATVHDFFNWLSVLVLLPLEVATGYLVKLTDLIVKSFNIQSGENAPALLNVITDPLTESIIELDESVISGIALGDPEAKNKSLIKVWCQTFSNTTVQNVTMSNCSNFPCWELKNVTEVINIKKCEFKTTPGFIDTDNPTIIMLIETKQAVVSLSILGNHIFVSTNLSDLAVGLILLACSLLILCTCLILIVKLLNSMLKGQVAVVINKIMNTDFPFPFAWLTGYIAIVVGAGMTFIVQSSSVFTSAITPLVGIGVIKLERAYPLSLGSNIGTTTTAILAAMASPAEKLGNSLQIALVHLFFNLSGIVLWYPIPFTRLPIRMAKALGLLTAQYRWFSGLYIIVCFFIFPLVVFGLSLAGWQVLVGVLVPIVAILILVIIVNLLQKHKPQWLPSVLRSWDFLPQWAHSLEPWDRVVTIMAARCCCCCKCCNVTEEVKETGTQENKDNVIEMFDNPTKNAEIKEAKKTSDSCEILKATSF, from the exons ATGGCACCACGACCAAAGCACGAAGATGAATCTGAGGGGAAGCCAACAGAAACACTTGATG TTCCCAGGAGGAAGTCTCTCTCCATGGCCCCTGCTGTCTCCACAGCGGCTCTAATTGAGGATGATCCCTGGGACATGCCTGAATTGCAGGACACAGGAGTTAAATGGGCAG ATCTGGACACTAAAGGGAAGATCTTGAGAGTTTTAACTATAGCAGCAAAGCTGATTCTGCTGCTTGGTTTTCTCTACATGTTTGTTTGCTCACTGGACATCCTCAGCTCAGCTTTCCAGCTTGTTGGag gtaAAGCAGCAGGGGACATTTTCCAGGAGAATTCAGTGCTATCGAACCCTTTGGCAGGCCTGGTTATCGGGATGCTGGTAACGCTCCTAGTCCAGAGCTCCAGTACTTCCTCATCTATTGTGGTCAGCATGGTCTCCTCTGGTT TGCTGGAGGTCTCAACTGCTGTTCCTATTATTATGGGGACTAACATCGGCACGTCAGTGACAAATACTTTTGTAGCCATGACACAAGTTGGCGACAGGAACAAGTTCCGCAG GGCATTTGCGGGAGCCACCGTGCATGATTTCTTTAACTGGCTTTCTGTCCTGGTGCTTTTGCCACTGGAAGTAGCCACAGGTTACCTGGTGAAGCTCACAGATCTCATAGTCAAATCATTTAATATCCAGAGTGGAGAAAATGCACCAGCCCTTCTGAATGTTATCACTGACCCACTCACCGAATCTATCATTGAG ctggATGAGTCTGTGATAAGCGGCATTGCACTTGGAGACCCTGAAGCCAAAAACAAATCTCTCATCAAGGTCTGGTGCCAGACATTCTCAAACACG actgTCCAGAATGTGACAATGTCAAACTGCAGCAACTTCCCTTGTTGGGAATTGAAGAATGTTACAGAAGTTATTAACATCAAAAAATGTGAGTTTAAAACGACACCCGGTTTCATAGATACTGATAATCCAACAATAATTATGCTAATAGAGACTAAACAAGCTGTGGTCTCTCTCTCTATTCTAGGCAATCACATCTTTGTGAGCACAAACCTTTCTGACCTGGCGGTGGGTCTGATTCTACTGGCTTGTTCTCTGCTCATCCTGTGCACTTGCCTCATTTTAATTGTGAAATTGCTCAACTCGATGCTCAAGGGCCAGGTTGCTGTTGTCATCAACAAGATAATGAACACTG attttccatttccatttgcaTGGCTGACTGGATACATTGCGATTGTGGTTGGAGCAGGAATGACATTTATTGTCCAGAGCAGTTCTGTCTTTACCTCGGCTATAACTCCTCTTGTTG GTATTGGTGTTATAAAACTTGAGAGGGCATATCCTCTTTCCCTTGGATCCAATATTGGAACAACTACTACTGCAATATTAGCTGCCATGGCTAGTCCAGCAGAAAAGCTTGGAAATTCATTACAG ATCGCCTTGGTTCATCTCTTCTTCAACCTCTCTGGGATTGTGCTGTGGTACCCAATCCCTTTCACACGTCTTCCCATTCGAATGGCAAAGGCTCTTGGTCTACTAACAGCTCAATACCGTTGGTTTTCGGGCTTGTACATCATCGTCTGCTTCTTCATTTTCCCTCTAGTGGTCTTTGGCCTGTCTTTGGCGGGCTGGCAGGTACTTGTGGGAGTTCTTGTTCCCATAGTGGCCATTCTGATCTTGGTTATCATTGTTAACCTTCTACAGAAGCACAAACCCCAGTGGCTTCCTTCTGTTCTTCGTTCTTGGGACTTTCTTCCTCAATGGGCTCACTCTCTGGAACCATGGGATAGAGTAGTTACCATAATGGCTGCtcgctgctgctgttgctgcaaGTGCTGCAATGTCACGGAAGAAGTCAAAGAGACAGGAACACaagaaaataaagataatgtAATTGAAATGTTTGACAATCCGACAAAGAACGCTGAGATCAAGGAGGCCAAGAAAACATCAGACAGTTGTGAAATCCTGAAGGCAACCTCTTTTTAG
- the slc34a2a gene encoding solute carrier family 34 member 2a isoform X2 yields the protein MAPRPKHEDESEGKPTETLDVPRRKSLSMAPAVSTAALIEDDPWDMPELQDTGVKWADLDTKGKILRVLTIAAKLILLLGFLYMFVCSLDILSSAFQLVGGKAAGDIFQENSVLSNPLAGLVIGMLVTLLVQSSSTSSSIVVSMVSSGLLEVSTAVPIIMGTNIGTSVTNTFVAMTQVGDRNKFRRAFAGATVHDFFNWLSVLVLLPLEVATGYLVKLTDLIVKSFNIQSGENAPALLNVITDPLTESIIELDESVISGIALGDPEAKNKSLIKVWCQTFSNTTVQNVTMSNCSNFPCWELKNVTEVINIKKCNHIFVSTNLSDLAVGLILLACSLLILCTCLILIVKLLNSMLKGQVAVVINKIMNTDFPFPFAWLTGYIAIVVGAGMTFIVQSSSVFTSAITPLVGIGVIKLERAYPLSLGSNIGTTTTAILAAMASPAEKLGNSLQIALVHLFFNLSGIVLWYPIPFTRLPIRMAKALGLLTAQYRWFSGLYIIVCFFIFPLVVFGLSLAGWQVLVGVLVPIVAILILVIIVNLLQKHKPQWLPSVLRSWDFLPQWAHSLEPWDRVVTIMAARCCCCCKCCNVTEEVKETGTQENKDNVIEMFDNPTKNAEIKEAKKTSDSCEILKATSF from the exons ATGGCACCACGACCAAAGCACGAAGATGAATCTGAGGGGAAGCCAACAGAAACACTTGATG TTCCCAGGAGGAAGTCTCTCTCCATGGCCCCTGCTGTCTCCACAGCGGCTCTAATTGAGGATGATCCCTGGGACATGCCTGAATTGCAGGACACAGGAGTTAAATGGGCAG ATCTGGACACTAAAGGGAAGATCTTGAGAGTTTTAACTATAGCAGCAAAGCTGATTCTGCTGCTTGGTTTTCTCTACATGTTTGTTTGCTCACTGGACATCCTCAGCTCAGCTTTCCAGCTTGTTGGag gtaAAGCAGCAGGGGACATTTTCCAGGAGAATTCAGTGCTATCGAACCCTTTGGCAGGCCTGGTTATCGGGATGCTGGTAACGCTCCTAGTCCAGAGCTCCAGTACTTCCTCATCTATTGTGGTCAGCATGGTCTCCTCTGGTT TGCTGGAGGTCTCAACTGCTGTTCCTATTATTATGGGGACTAACATCGGCACGTCAGTGACAAATACTTTTGTAGCCATGACACAAGTTGGCGACAGGAACAAGTTCCGCAG GGCATTTGCGGGAGCCACCGTGCATGATTTCTTTAACTGGCTTTCTGTCCTGGTGCTTTTGCCACTGGAAGTAGCCACAGGTTACCTGGTGAAGCTCACAGATCTCATAGTCAAATCATTTAATATCCAGAGTGGAGAAAATGCACCAGCCCTTCTGAATGTTATCACTGACCCACTCACCGAATCTATCATTGAG ctggATGAGTCTGTGATAAGCGGCATTGCACTTGGAGACCCTGAAGCCAAAAACAAATCTCTCATCAAGGTCTGGTGCCAGACATTCTCAAACACG actgTCCAGAATGTGACAATGTCAAACTGCAGCAACTTCCCTTGTTGGGAATTGAAGAATGTTACAGAAGTTATTAACATCAAAAAAT GCAATCACATCTTTGTGAGCACAAACCTTTCTGACCTGGCGGTGGGTCTGATTCTACTGGCTTGTTCTCTGCTCATCCTGTGCACTTGCCTCATTTTAATTGTGAAATTGCTCAACTCGATGCTCAAGGGCCAGGTTGCTGTTGTCATCAACAAGATAATGAACACTG attttccatttccatttgcaTGGCTGACTGGATACATTGCGATTGTGGTTGGAGCAGGAATGACATTTATTGTCCAGAGCAGTTCTGTCTTTACCTCGGCTATAACTCCTCTTGTTG GTATTGGTGTTATAAAACTTGAGAGGGCATATCCTCTTTCCCTTGGATCCAATATTGGAACAACTACTACTGCAATATTAGCTGCCATGGCTAGTCCAGCAGAAAAGCTTGGAAATTCATTACAG ATCGCCTTGGTTCATCTCTTCTTCAACCTCTCTGGGATTGTGCTGTGGTACCCAATCCCTTTCACACGTCTTCCCATTCGAATGGCAAAGGCTCTTGGTCTACTAACAGCTCAATACCGTTGGTTTTCGGGCTTGTACATCATCGTCTGCTTCTTCATTTTCCCTCTAGTGGTCTTTGGCCTGTCTTTGGCGGGCTGGCAGGTACTTGTGGGAGTTCTTGTTCCCATAGTGGCCATTCTGATCTTGGTTATCATTGTTAACCTTCTACAGAAGCACAAACCCCAGTGGCTTCCTTCTGTTCTTCGTTCTTGGGACTTTCTTCCTCAATGGGCTCACTCTCTGGAACCATGGGATAGAGTAGTTACCATAATGGCTGCtcgctgctgctgttgctgcaaGTGCTGCAATGTCACGGAAGAAGTCAAAGAGACAGGAACACaagaaaataaagataatgtAATTGAAATGTTTGACAATCCGACAAAGAACGCTGAGATCAAGGAGGCCAAGAAAACATCAGACAGTTGTGAAATCCTGAAGGCAACCTCTTTTTAG